The sequence CGCATGAACCTTGTGGAAAAAAAACTTTCCGATATTGAAAAACGGGAGGCTATTTTAATTGGCCGCAAAGCTCAGCTGGATGAGGAAAAGAAAGTTGTCGCTGACACGCATGTCCGCCTCGTATCCGAACTGGAAAGAACATCCGGTTTCAGTTCTTCCGAGGCCAAAGAGATGCTTCTTGCCCGTTTAACCAATGAAGTAAAAACAGATGCGGCCAACCTCATTCGCCGTATTAAAAAAGAAGCTGAGGAAGAAGCGGAAAAACAAGCGTCCATGATTATTGCAACAGCCATTAATCGGCTTGCCGTCCCCTGCACATCCGAAACCACAGTCTGTACTGTTGCTATTCCTAATGAAGAGATGAAAGGCCGCATTATAGGCAGAGAAGGACGCAACATCCGCGCGTTAGAGCGGGAAACGGGAATTAATTTCATTATTGATGACACCCCAGGAGCCGTTGTCCTATCCGGATTCGATCCTGTCCGCAAACACATTGCCAAAGTAGCTCTGACCGAGCTGGTTCAAGACGGACGCATCCACCCTACCCGTATTGAAGAAGTTGTCGAAAAGGCGACGATCAATGTTCATAAACAGATCAAACAATATGGCGAAGATGCAGCCTTGCGCGCTGGTGCAATGAATTTACATCCCGAGATCATTAATTTATTAGGAAAGCTGAAATTCCGCTATAGTTATGGTCAAAATGTATTAGATCACTCTTTAGAGGTTTCCCATCTAATGGGCTTGATGGCGGCTGAACTCGGTCTAGATATCCGCTTGGCCAAACGCATCGGCCTCTTGCATGATATGGGAAAGGCCGTTACGCATGAAATAGAAGGCTCGCATGCCATTATCGGTCACGATCTGGCGTTGAAATATGGAGAAAGCAAGGAAGTGGCCAATGGAATCGGATGCCACCATCAGGAAATGCCCCCTTTGACCATTGAAGCCGATCTTTGCAGTGCTGCAGATGCCATTTCAGCATCCCGCGAAGGAGCGAGGATCGAAGCAGTTGAAGAATACATCAAACGCCTTAGAAAGCTGGAAGATATGGCGCTTGAATTCTCAGGCGTGGAAAAAGCTTATGCCATGCAAGCGGGACGTGAAGTGCGCATTGTCGTTCTTCCCGATCAAATCGATGATGCCGGCACAGTTAACCTCGCCCGCGATTTGACCAAGCGCATCGAACAAGAGCTCAGTTATCCGGGTAAAATCAAGGTTACAGTCATCCGTGAAAAACGAGTCGTCGAATACGCCGTCTAATCACCGTCCACGAAGCCTTTCTGCAATACCCTTTCCATCAGGGTATTGCTTAAGTTTATCTGATAATTTTCCAATCTTTTACGCTGCACTAGCCCCCATTTTCTTTTCTATTGGACAGATCGCCAAAAGATGAATGGCCGTCAATTTCCTCTTTGCTTGATGCACGATAGAGAAACTAAAGCATTTTGCCTTTGAGCCGCTTCAAGAATTTGCCTGCTCTTCAACCCCTCAGGCAAATGATTAAAGGACAGCCCATCTATTCTGACAGCCATTAAGGCCAATTCTTTGCTATTTATCTGAGCGATTGTAAATGTAGGCAACCACACCTTTCGCCTAGTGTCCCCATTTAATTCTTTTTGATTAAACGTACGGCGAAGAGAATTTTGCCCATAACGCTGTCTATTGCTCCAATCCAAAAAGAGCGACACGTTTTGCCATTTTCTAATTTTATAAGGGGAAGAATAGAGGGCGTTATCCGGCAAACAATAAAGAGCATTGACCCTTAAAAATTCTATGCAGACTTTTTCGATTTCCCGCTCGCTCTTTGCCACCTGCTCCCATTTCAAATTTTTAGGAGAACTCAACACTTTTTTCGTTGATTCGCTTAAATTATTTCTAACCTCTCCATTAAAATTTATTTGATAGTGCCAGCCGTGAATCTGTAAATAATCAAGCCCCGCACACATGCCCTTAACATAAGACCGAATCAAATACACATCTTGACTCATCTTATTCCACTGACGATTGACCAAAGACGTTTGAGGAATCATTTCAAGAGGTAAAAAGGCGAGGATGTGAAAACCTATTTCCGGAGTGATTTGACTTAAAAAGTCCATGCACACAGGCGGAGAACTAGATTCTATACTGGTTGGTAAATTATTCATATTAAGCTCTATTTCTATTATTTAATAAAAAAACAAATTTATATCAACAACGATAAACATTAAAATAAATTACAATTTCAACTCAATTAAATAAAATTGATTTAAAGTAATTATCAAAAACACAAAATATTTAAAAAATTTTTAATGTCTTAAATTCGAGTTTTTTTATCTAAAGGAAAAGATCTCGAATCTAGAGCTTTAGCGGTTTTAGGACAGTTTCTTAGGAATAATTTTTACTTCTTAAATGTCTTGTTGTGTATAAATTTCTCTTTTCTTGAAAAACAATCAAAAATAAGGCAAGATATTCTCAATTTAAGATCTAAAGGGAGTCAGCCATACATGCGCCGATCTATCTGTTATTGCGATCCTTCTTATGCTTTAGCTGGTGAAGAAAAAACCTGGAAATTCATTTATACCCCCTCTGCTACCTTACCTAAAGGAACCCGGCTCAAATTTGATCTGCAATCACGCGGACGAGAAATTGATTGGCAAATTCCAAGCGTCAATCTTAAAAAGGCCGGTGGAGTCATCTATGCGTTGCTTGATAATGGCAAAATTCTTCAAGCAACAGAAGTTGAAGCGCCAGATAGCTTTACTCCTCATTATGAATTTGTTCTGCCAAATGCCATCGAGGCTGGCGAACAATTTACTATTATTCTCGGAGCGAAAGAGAGCGAGCAAGGGAAAAAAGGGCAAAGCACAATTCGAGCTCAAACAACGGCTCAAAGGCGCCGTCCGTTCCTACTCTATATCGACCCCTCTGGCAAAGGGCATTATGGCGATCCGGAAGTGTTTACCATTGATATTCGCGGCAATGAATTAGCCAATATCCGTATTCTGACTCCTTCTTTTGTCGCAAAGAACAAACGGTTCGATGTGATTGTCCGTTTTGAAGATGAATTTGGAAATTTAACGAATAACGCTCCCGAAGACACACTAATTGAGCTCTCTCACGAGCATTTACGTGAGAATTTGAATTGGAAATTATTTGTTCCTGAAACGGGATTTATTGCTTTGCCGAATCTTTATTTTAATGAAGCCGGCATTTACACCATCCAGCTGGTCAACAGCAGAACTAAGCAGATTTTCCGTTCCCCTCCTATTAAATGCTTCCCTGAAAATAATAAGCATCTTTATTGGGGACTTTTGCATGGTGAATCAGACCGTTTTGATTCAACCGAAAACATTGAAAGCTGCATGCGTCATTTCCGAGATGATAAAGCGTTCAATTTTTATGGTGTTTCGCCATTTGAGAGCCAAGAAGAGACTCCCAATGAGACCTGGAAACTTATCGTTCAAAATGTCGCCGAATTCGATGAAGACGAGCGCTTCACGACGCTTTTAGGGTTCCAGTGGGAAGGCGAAAATAAAGAGGAAGGAGCACGCTTATTGGTTTATACCAAGGAAAACAAGCCTTTGTTGCGTAAGAAAGATCTTAAAAGCAATACGCTGAAGAAAATTTATAAGAGCTTTTCCCCCAAAGAGCTCATTTCTATCCCTTGCTTTACAATGGCAAAGGGTTTCGAA is a genomic window of Candidatus Protochlamydia phocaeensis containing:
- the rny gene encoding ribonuclease Y; the encoded protein is MNENQIALYLLIFLLGSALGALSFWAYHRFALGGIKKLAAGIINRAELEAAELKRINELGLKQKQVEQQRELEQLWQQERKKIQREEERLKQREDKLESRMNLVEKKLSDIEKREAILIGRKAQLDEEKKVVADTHVRLVSELERTSGFSSSEAKEMLLARLTNEVKTDAANLIRRIKKEAEEEAEKQASMIIATAINRLAVPCTSETTVCTVAIPNEEMKGRIIGREGRNIRALERETGINFIIDDTPGAVVLSGFDPVRKHIAKVALTELVQDGRIHPTRIEEVVEKATINVHKQIKQYGEDAALRAGAMNLHPEIINLLGKLKFRYSYGQNVLDHSLEVSHLMGLMAAELGLDIRLAKRIGLLHDMGKAVTHEIEGSHAIIGHDLALKYGESKEVANGIGCHHQEMPPLTIEADLCSAADAISASREGARIEAVEEYIKRLRKLEDMALEFSGVEKAYAMQAGREVRIVVLPDQIDDAGTVNLARDLTKRIEQELSYPGKIKVTVIREKRVVEYAV
- a CDS encoding DUF4116 domain-containing protein produces the protein MNNLPTSIESSSPPVCMDFLSQITPEIGFHILAFLPLEMIPQTSLVNRQWNKMSQDVYLIRSYVKGMCAGLDYLQIHGWHYQINFNGEVRNNLSESTKKVLSSPKNLKWEQVAKSEREIEKVCIEFLRVNALYCLPDNALYSSPYKIRKWQNVSLFLDWSNRQRYGQNSLRRTFNQKELNGDTRRKVWLPTFTIAQINSKELALMAVRIDGLSFNHLPEGLKSRQILEAAQRQNALVSLSCIKQRGN
- a CDS encoding DUF3604 domain-containing protein, with the protein product MRRSICYCDPSYALAGEEKTWKFIYTPSATLPKGTRLKFDLQSRGREIDWQIPSVNLKKAGGVIYALLDNGKILQATEVEAPDSFTPHYEFVLPNAIEAGEQFTIILGAKESEQGKKGQSTIRAQTTAQRRRPFLLYIDPSGKGHYGDPEVFTIDIRGNELANIRILTPSFVAKNKRFDVIVRFEDEFGNLTNNAPEDTLIELSHEHLRENLNWKLFVPETGFIALPNLYFNEAGIYTIQLVNSRTKQIFRSPPIKCFPENNKHLYWGLLHGESDRFDSTENIESCMRHFRDDKAFNFYGVSPFESQEETPNETWKLIVQNVAEFDEDERFTTLLGFQWEGENKEEGARLLVYTKENKPLLRKKDLKSNTLKKIYKSFSPKELISIPCFTMAKGFEYNFEDYDPDFERVVEIYNAWGSSEMTKKEGNPRPIHSPSSAGIQESAEGSIQKALQRNCRFGFVAGGLDDRGIYADLYESDQEQYSPGLTAIMAPTHSREALAEALYQRSCYATTGERMIVGLYLAGIPMGKEVSTADKPGLAVNRHLSGYVAGTTKLKKIEIIRNGKVLKTYEPNDYHFEFAYDDMTPLEKVCIDAKDKKLPFAYYYLRVTQEDGHMAWSSPIWVDYIPLSALPKTNKRQVPKAVAPKKLFIEDDFDEEDEDEDYDDYEDEE